A region of Lycium barbarum isolate Lr01 chromosome 3, ASM1917538v2, whole genome shotgun sequence DNA encodes the following proteins:
- the LOC132632605 gene encoding uncharacterized protein LOC132632605, with protein MAEEEKSIQDELSLPILLADRVIKSAQEAESYKQECTDLARHATQLSQFLRATVRLTQSQSLYDKPIRRITNEVTKTLDRALTLVRKCRHKPNLLRHVLSITSTTDFRKVSTLLENSTADVKWLLSIFDPDAGPTLSLPPIASNDPIVAWVWSYIATIQMGNLQYRIDAAQALANLALDNDRNKKMIVEEKGVPPLLKLLKESSSAEAQIAAATALYNLADDEERVRAIANDLGVQIVVQVLTESPMRVQIHVANLVSRMADLDTYAQEEFGRENITRPLVINLGMDVVLDELKDAQPRKTPSLHSLVQINKEMARNQFSFHSNSMDGSSRGNKKEKDRELEPPEVKAKLKISCAMALWKLAKGCLLNSRKITETKALLCLAKIIEKEKGELQINCLMTVMELAAVAESNAELRRLAFKPTSPAGKALIDQLLRVINEESDAPLVIPAIKAIGSLARTFPAKDTRIIEHIVAKLGHRNTDVAVEACIALGKFACPDNFNCVEHSKAIVEFDGVPKLMNLLRSDRGQLHELQLLCYLALHVGNSKALEQARALSILEGAARHVLAQRPDLRELFAKAIHHLTLYQTGGHMHRQA; from the coding sequence ATGGCTGAAGAAGAGAAATCAATACAAGACGAACTCTCACTTCCAATTCTACTTGCTGACAGAGTAATCAAATCAGCCCAAGAAGCCGAATCATACAAACAAGAATGCACGGACCTCGCTCGCCACGCTACTCAACTAAGCCAATTCCTTCGTGCAACAGTTCGTCTCACACAATCCCAGTCCCTTTACGACAAGCCCATTCGTCGTATAACAAACGAAGTCACCAAGACACTAGACCGAGCCCTTACACTTGTCCGCAAATGCCGTCACAAACCAAATCTACTTCGTCATGTTCTTTCCATTACTTCAACGACTGATTTCCGTAAGGTTTCGACCCTTCTTGAAAATTCTACAGCTGATGTGAAGTGGTTGTTATCTATTTTTGACCCGGATGCTGGCCCGACCCTTTCGCTTCCTCCTATTGCTAGTAATGACCCGATTGTGGCTTGGGTTTGGTCttatattgctactattcaaatgGGGAATTTACAGTACAGAATTGATGCTGCTCAGGCATTAGCTAACTTGGCTTTGGATAATGACCGGAATAAAAAAATGATTGTTGAAGAGAAGGGGGTTCCGCCTTTGTTGAAGTTATTAAAGGAAAGTAGTTCAGCTGAAGCACAAATTGCTGCTGCTACTGCTTTGTATAACTTGGCTGATGATGAGGAAAGAGTTAGGGCGATAGCGAATGATCTTGGTGTTCAAATTGTTGTTCAGGTGCTTACTGAATCGCCAATGAGAGTTCAAATTCATGTCGCGAATTTGGTTTCAAGAATGGCTGATTTGGACACGTATGCGCAGGAAGAATTTGGAAGAGAGAATATAACGAGGCCATTGGTGATAAATTTAGGAATGGATGTAGTTCTTGATGAACTGAAGGATGCGCAGCCACGTAAGACGCCTAGTTTACATTCTTTAGTTCAGATAAATAAGGAGATGGCGCGGAATCAGTTTAGTTTTCATTCGAATTCTATGGATGGGAGTAGTAGGGGTAATAAGAAAGAGAAAGATAGGGAATTGGAGCCTCCTGAAGTGAAAGCTAAGCTTAAGATAAGCTGTGCAATGGCACTATGGAAATTGGCTAAAGGCTGTTTGTTGAATAGCAGGAAGATTACTGAGACTAAGGCTTTGCTTTGTTTGGCGAAGATTATTGAGAAGGAGAAGGGGGAATTGCAGATTAATTGTCTGATGACAGTGatggaattggctgcagtggcAGAGTCTAATGCTGAACTTAGACGATTGGCGTTCAAGCCTACTTCACCTGCTGGAAAGGCACTCATTGATCAGCTATTGAGGGTGATAAATGAGGAATCCGACGCTCCATTGGTGATTCCGGCTATTAAGGCCATTGGGTCACTGGCTAGGACGTTTCCTGCGAAGGACACACGAATCATTGAGCATATAGTGGCTAAACTTGGGCATAGGAATACTGATGTTGCTGTGGAAGCATGTATTGCTTTGGGGAAATTTGCATGTCCAGACAATTTTAATTGCGTGGAGCATTCGAAGGCAATCGTTGAATTCGATGGAGTACCAAAGCTGATGAATTTGCTGAGGAGTGACCGAGGGCAGTTGCATGAGCTTCAACTGCTCTGCTACCTTGCGTTGCACGTTGGTAATAGTAAGGCCCTTGAGCAAGCGAGAGCACTGAGCATCCTTGAGGGAGCTGCTCGTCATGTACTTGCTCAGCGTCCTGATTTAAGGGAGTTGTTTGCCAAGGCGATCCACCATCTTACTCTTTATCAAACAGGAGGTCATATGCATAGACAGGCTTAA
- the LOC132632606 gene encoding transcription repressor MYB6-like: protein MGRHSCCVKQKLRKGLWSPEEDEKLCNYINQFGIGSWSSVPKLAGLQRCGKSCRLRWINYLRPDLKRGTFSQDEEDRIISLHQVLGNRWAQIAAQLPGRTDNEIKNFWNSSLKKKLMKQGIDPNTHEPPKENQVIRNEENCTNKTSMLQIPHLNEMDHPFHMNNRSFNSEANGQLTEVFDLLFPHEFQSNANPSEYNSEVLAQYHDHHQSEFEKNPNYGFCSASSVTKLEHGHMTEIDFASSSTSRMSSSNSSNMCSNQNTAGIRMNGMSENSESLSWDVENKMESLFQYPYIEIKNEELKSSPSQERELYGHSSGDFMSNYPLSSLTEELSGANLDAFQQI, encoded by the exons ATGGGGCGCCATTCTTGTTGTGTGAAGCAGAAGCTAAGGAAAGGATTGTGGTCACCTGAAGAAGATGAGAAATTATGCAATTATATTAACCAATTTGGTATTGGCTCCTGGAGTTCAGTCCCTAAGCTAGCTG GTCTGCAAAGATGTGGAAAGAGTTGCAGATTGAGATGGATAAATTACTTAAGGCCTGATCTTAAAAGAGGAACGTTCTCACAGGATGAAGAGGATAGGATAATTAGTCTCCATCAAGTTCTCGGAAACAG GTGGGCACAAATTGCTGCACAATTACCAGGGAGAACAGATAATGAGATAAAGAATTTCTGGAATTCGAGTTTGAAGAAGAAGCTAATGAAGCAGGGGATTGATCCAAACACCCACGAGCCACCTAAAGAGAATCAGGTAATTAGAAATGAAGAGAATTGTACAAATAAGACCTCAATGTTGCAGATACCACATCTTAATGAAATGGACCATCCATTTCACATGAATAATAGAAGTTTCAACAGTGAGGCAAATGGACAATTAACAGAAGTTTTCGATCTTCTATTTCCTCATGAATTCCAATCCAATGCGAATCCGAGTGAGTATAATTCAGAAGTGTTAGCTCAATACCATGATCATCATCAGAGCGAATTCGAGAAAAACCCAAACTATGGGTTTTGCTCAGCATCAAGTGTAACAAAATTAGAGCATGGACACATGacagaaattgattttgctagcAGCTCAACTTCAAGAATGAGTTCAAGTAACAGTTCAAATATGTGTAGCAATCAAAATACGGCTGGAATTCGGATGAATGGAATGTCAGAAAACAGTGAATCCTTATCATGGGATGTTGAGAACAAAATGGAATCACTGTTCCAGTATCCTTACATTGAGATCAAGAATGAAGAATTGAAGTCAAGTCCGAGCCAAGAAAGAGAGCTATATGGTCACAGTTCTGGAGATTTCATGAGTAATTATCCATTGAGTTCCTTAACTGAAGAGTTAAGTGGGGCTAATCTAGATGCCTTCCAGCAAATTTAA